One Ananas comosus cultivar F153 linkage group 1, ASM154086v1, whole genome shotgun sequence DNA window includes the following coding sequences:
- the LOC109717385 gene encoding protein STRICTOSIDINE SYNTHASE-LIKE 3-like produces the protein MAVRAAGLLAALVVGLAAVYCAMDPLRLSAVADFPGFESHPVELPPWSELPAARDAEDRLRRAEIRFLNQVQGPESIAFDPLGRGPYTGVADGRVLFWDGARWSDFAYTSPNRTEELCGPKPSPLSYLKNEHICGRPLGLRFDKKTGDLYIADAYFGLLKVGPQGGLATQLTTQAEGVPLNFTNDLDLDEEGNIYFTDSSTNYQRRNFLQLVFSGEPSGRLLKYSQITKETTVLLRGLQFPNGVSMSKDGSFFLFCEGSRGRLSRYWLKGEKAGTWEVFATLPGFPDNVRTNEKGEFWVAVHCRHSVYAHVLSRYTQLRKFLLKLPIPVKYHYLMQIGGKLRGVIIKYGPEGELLEILEDRQGKVVRAVSEVEEKDGKLWIGSVLMPFIAVY, from the exons ATGGCGGTGCGGGCAGCTGGTCTGCTGGCAGCGTTGGTTGTGGGTTTGGCCGCGGTGTACTGCGCGATGGACCCCCTACGGCTGAGCGCCGTAGCCGACTTCCCGGGCTTCGAGAGCCATCCCGTAGAGCTTCCCCCTTGGTCGGAGCTGCCGGCCGCCAGGGACGCCGAGGATCGGCTGCGGAGAGCGGAGATCCGCTTCCTGAACCAGGTGCAGGGCCCCGAGAGCATCGCCTTCGACCCGCTTGGCCGCGGCCCTTACACCGGCGTCGCCGACGGACGCGTCCTCTTCTGGGACGGCGCCCGCTGGTCCGACTTCGCATACACCTCCCCCAACAG AACGGAGGAGCTGTGCGGCCCAAAGCCATCCCCTTTGAGTTATTTGAAAAATGAGCATATCTGCGGGCGGCCACTGGGTCTACGGTTCGACAAGAAGACTGGTGATTTATACATTGCTGATGCCTACTTCGGGTTGCTGAAGGTCGGTCCACAAGGTGGCCTGGCTACACAGCTGACCACACAGGCAGAAGGGGTCCCTTTGAACTTCACTAATGACTTGGATTTAGATGAGGAAGGGAACATCTATTTTACGGATAGTAGCACCAATTACCAGAGAAG GAATTTCTTGCAACTAGTTTTCTCTGGGGAACCTTCGGGAAGGCTTTTGAAATACAGTCAAATTACAAAAGAAACAACAGTCCTTCTCCGGGGCCTTCAGTTTCCTAATGGTGTATCCATGAGCAAAGATGGgtcattctttttgttttgtgaaGGATCTCGTGGCAG gtTGAGCCGATACTGGTTGAAGGGAGAAAAGGCAGGAACATGGGAGGTTTTCGCTACCCTACCTGGGTTTCCAGATAATGTGAGAACTAACGAGAAGGGTGAATTCTGGGTGGCAGTCCACTGCCGTCATTCGGTGTATGCACATGTTCTGAGTCGCTACACCCAGTTGAGAAAGTTCCTGCTTAAGCTCCCTATCCCAGTCAAGTATCACTACTTGATGCAGATAGGAGGCAAACTTCGTGGAGTGATTATCAAGTACGGCCCAGAGGGGGAGTTGCTTGAAATTCTGGAAGACCGGCAGGGGAAGGTTGTTAGGGCAGTTAGCGAAGTCGAAGAGAAGGATGGGAAGCTTTGGATAGGATCAGTGCTCATGCCATTTATTGCCGTTTATTGA
- the LOC109717392 gene encoding ervatamin-B-like, with translation MVATKLMMTSLILVQLWVLMPLMACGTTLDPMRERYEQWISRYSRVYKDKNEKEWRFRIYESNVQLINIFNTISEEYKLIDNKFADLTSEEFKAKSVCLRDLRNHRPSSLNFWTSMNCVSSGRISDMHEKKGSSVPSSIDWREKGAVTLVRDQGECGSCWAFSTVAAVEGINKIKAGRLVALSVQELVDCDTQGANSGCRGGFMTQAFDFILRNHGLTSESDYPYQGVEGACETSKLSNHVATISGYKNVTPSSEQSLLKAVAAQPVSVAIDAGGFAFQFYSKGIFTGPCGSDLNHGVAVVGYGTAAAPTDQSNEFWIVKNSWGADWGEKGYIRMKRSIPDKRGLCGIAMKPSYPLKID, from the exons ATGGTTGCCACTAAGTTGATGATGACCTCTTTAATCTTAGTTCAACTGTGGGTGCTTATGCCACTGATGGCGTGTGGTACAACGTTAGATCCCATGAGAGAGAGGTATGAACAATGGATTAGCCGATATAGCCGAGTCTACAAGGATAAGAACGAGAAGGAGTGGCGCTTTAGGATATATGAATCCAACGTCCAGCTCATCAACATCTTTAATACCATTAGTGAGGAGTACAAGCTCATTGACAACAAGTTTGCCGACCTAACTAGTGAGGAGTTCAAGGCCAAGTCTGTTTGCTTAAGGGATCTCCGTAATCATCGTCCTTCAAGCCTAAATTTCTGGACTTCA ATGAATTGTGTCTCCTCCGGTAGAATATCTGACATGCACGAAAAGAAGGGGAGCTCTGTACCTTCCAGTATAGACTGGAGAGAAAAAGGAGCAGTCACGCTGGTCAGAGATCAGGGAGAATGTG GGTCTTGCTGGGCCTTCTCGACAGTCGCAGCAGTAGAAGGCATCAACAAAATTAAGGCGGGTAGATTGGTAGCGTTGTCCGTGCAGGAGTTGGTGGACTGTGACACACAAGGTGCCAACAGCGGTTGTAGAGGAGGATTCATGACCCAAGCCTTTGACTTCATCCTTCGAAACCACGGCCTCACCTCCGAGTCTGACTACCCCTACCAGGGCGTCGAAGGTGCCTGCGAAACCTCCAAGCTGTCCAACCATGTTGCCACCATCAGCGGGTACAAGAATGTCACGCCTAGCAGCGAACAGAGCCTACTTAAGGCAGTAGCAGCCCAGCCTGTGTCAGTAGCAATAGATGCTGGGGGTTTCGCCTTCCAGTTCTACTCAAAGGGCATCTTCACCGGCCCCTGCGGCTCAGACCTTAATCATGGTGTTGCTGTCGTTGGCTATGGCACCGCAGCTGCACCTACTGATCAATCCAACGAGTTTTGGATTGTGAAGAACTCGTGGGGTGCCGACTGGGGTGAAAAAGGCTATATTCGCATGAAACGCAGCATCCCCGACAAACGAGGCTTGTGTGGGATTGCCATGAAGCCTTCCTATCCTCTCAAGATAGATTAA